In Oryza brachyantha chromosome 1, ObraRS2, whole genome shotgun sequence, the following are encoded in one genomic region:
- the LOC102721701 gene encoding putative ABC transporter C family member 15, which yields MEHLAVLDYVTYVRVASLAILLVWILAEFVRLNKRHRGGHDDMVSSQRKGAALLSAHIIVLCNASISFMHICFSVLVFWKGQIVSLDLIFGSVSWLLVTLFLLYCKHEDAGAVYNWPAVLLSWWFFSFLSESLLTLLHLLHLFNSATIVNFTSLPLCTFICFLAVIMRPSKASKQEVQNQPLLVREDSDESSTDKFSNSGWWSCLTFQWLNPVFEKGQKVRLELDHIPTVPQSDTAEQSYALLQETLHKQKPEPMPLRRAIVCSVWTPLVANAVFAGLNTIASYMGPFLITYLVELLSDKNPDKGHGHGYMLACLFFASKTVESLSQRQWYFGARRIGFRVRAALMVSIYRKSLLMKNSSIASGKIVNFLDVDVEKVGEFFWYIHGIWLLPLQISLALAILYRSLGAMASLSAVLATVLVMVSNTPLAKSQENLNMKIMEAKDSRIKAMAEAMKSMRILKLHAWETAYFNNLLKLRDTERGWLRRYLYTCSAIAFLFWASPTLVSVVTFGVCILVEMPLSAGTVLSAVATFRILQDPIYNLPELVSMVTQTKVSLDRIEEFIKDDHQGKPSCYDNNTGTKDLSMVGAMEIEPGVYGWENDNSLKRTKFTLKIDRKVNIRKGQKVAVCGPVGSGKSSLLYSIMGEIPRINGAETTVFGSRAYVAQSAWIQTGTIQDNVLFGKDMDRSFYEEVLHGCALDRDLELWANGDMTMVGERGMNLSGGQKQRIQLARALYSDSDVYLLDDPFSAVDAHTGAHLFKECLLRLMSSKTVIYVTHQLEFLRDADLVLVMKDGTIAQAGKYDDLVSDRDGELSKQMSAHNQSLIQVTPAKAHGMTKNKQCKRRQTELTEIESDHNVIGRECEEERESGRVKWDIYRKFVSSAHNGALIPVILACQVLFQGLQICSNYWIAWAAEKQEVSREKMIGIFVMLSAGSSVFILGRAVVLSTIAIETAHQLFLGMTRSIFRAPINFFDSTPSSRILNRASTDQSTVDTDIPYRLAGLIFALIQLLSIIFIMSQIAWPIFILFLIIIAISTWYQSYYISSARELARMVGIRKAPVLHHFSETVSGAATIRCFNQGQKFLRKSLVLIDDYSRITFHNSATVEWLCIRINFLFNLVFFVMLLILVSLPRNTIDPSLAGLAATYGLNLNVLQAWVIWNLCNVENKMISVERILQFSNIPSEAPLVIEDCRPRETWPWCGTIQIDALQVRYKPDMPMVLKGISCTFPGERKIGVVGRTGSGKSTLIQALFRIVEPFEGRIFIDGVDISLLGVHDLRSRLSIIPQEPTLFQGTVRTNLDPLQQHLDTEIWEVLQKCRLEEIVREDSRLLDAPVVEDGGNWSVGQRQLVCLARVLLMKKKILVLDEATASVDTATDNIIQKTIRQETNNCTVITIAHRIPTVIDSDLVLVLGEGKILEFDSPENLLGDESSAFSKLVMEFVGRSS from the exons ATGGAGCACTTAGCAGTGTTGGATTATGTGACTTATGTCCGGGTAGCATCGCTCGCTATCTTGCTGGTTTGGATCCTTGCAGAGTTTGTCAGATTGAACAAGAGGCATCGGGGAGGGCATGACGACATGGTTTCATCACAAAGAAAAGGGGCAGCCTTGCTATCAGCTCATATAATTGTACTTTGCAATGCTTCAATCTCGTTTatgcatatttgtttttctgttcttGTGTTCTGGAAGGGCCAAATCGTTTCCCTGGATTTGATCTTTGGATCAGTCTCATGGCTTCTAGTGACTCTCTTCTTGCTCTACTGTAAACATGAAGATGCAGGAGCTGTATACAACTGGCCTGCAGTTCTTCTTTCCTGGTGGTTCTTCAGCTTCTTATCAGAATCACTCCTCACCCTATTGCATTTGCTTCATCTCTTCAACTCTGCAACTATTGTCAATTTCACTTCTCTTCCCCTGTGCACATTCATCTGCTTCTTGGCAGTAATTATGAGACCTTccaaagcaagcaagcaagaggTCCAGAACCAACCGCTGCTTGTGAGAGAAGACAGTGATGAGAGTAGCACAGACAAGTTCTCCAACTCTGGGTGGTGGAGCTGCCTCACATTCCAGTGGTTAAACCCAGTCTTTGAGAAGGGACAAAAGGTGCGTCTCGAGCTCGATCATATCCCAACCGTTCCACAGTCTGATACGGCGGAACAATCCTATGCATTGCTTCAAGAAACACTTCACAAGCAGAAACCTGAGCCAATGCCACTGCGGAGAGCCATCGTTTGTTCTGTCTGGACACCTTTAGTCGCCAATGCAGTCTTTGCAG GGCTTAACACTATTGCTTCATATATGGGGCCATTCTTGATCACCTACTTAGTGGAGCTACTCTCTGATAAGAACCCTGACAagggccatggccatggctaCATGCTTGCATGCCTTTTCTTTGCCTCAAAGACTGTGGAGTCACTTTCACAGAGGCAATGGTATTTTGGCGCCCGCAGGATTGGTTTCCGGGTGCGTGCAGCACTGATGGTATCCATCTATCGGAAATCCTTGCTGATGAAGAACTCAAGCATAGCCAGTGGAAAAATTGTGAACTTCCTCGATGTCGATGTTGAGAAGGTTGGTGAGTTCTTCTGGTATATACATGGAATTTGGCTGCTACCCTTGCAAATATCCTTGGCACTTGCCATTCTCTACCGTAGCCTTGGTGCAATGGCCTCGCTCTCTGCAGTCCTCGCAACAGTTTTGGTTATGGTCAGCAACACACCACTTGCAAAGTCACAGGAGAACCTCAACATGAAGATCATGGAGGCAAAGGACTCACGGATCAAGGCTATGGCTGAGGCAATGAAGAGCATGAGGATCTTGAAGCTGCATGCATGGGAGACAGCCTATTTCAACAATCTATTGAAGCTAAGGGATACGGAAAGGGGATGGCTCAGGAGGTATCTATACACATGTTCAGCAATCGCCTTCCTATTTTGGGCATCACCGACCTTGGTGTCTGTTGTCACCTTTGGTGTATGCATTCTTGTGGAGATGCCATTATCAGCTGGAACAGTCTTGTCTGCTGTTGCCACGTTCAGAATCCTCCAAGACCCAATCTACAACCTTCCAGAGCTTGTTTCAATGGTCACACAAACCAAGGTGTCCCTAGATAGAATTGAAGAGTTCATCAAAGACGACCACCAGGGGAAACCAAGTTGTTATGACAACAATACTGGGACTAAGGACCTGTCTATGGTTGGTGCAATGGAAATTGAGCCAGGAGTATATGGTTGGGAAAATGACAATAGCTTGAAGAGGACGAAATTCACACTCAAGATTGACAGAAAGGTGAACATCAGAAAGGGTCAAAAGGTTGCAGTGTGCGGCCCAGTTGGTTCTGGCAAGTCAAGCCTCCTTTACAGCATCATGGGGGAGATTCCAAGGATTAATGGTGCAGAAACAACAGTTTTCGGATCAAGGGCGTATGTCGCACAGAGTGCATGGATTCAGACTGGGACAATTCAAGACAATGTGCTCTTTGGGAAGGATATGGACAGGAGCTTCTATGAGGAGGTGCTGCATGGGTGCGCTTTGGATAGAGATTTGGAGTTATGGGCCAACGGTGATATGACTATGGTAGGGGAGAGGGGCATGAACCTTAGTGGAGGCCAGAAGCAGAGGATTCAGCTTGCCAGAGCATTGTATAGTGACTCTGATGTTTACCTATTAGATGATCCCTTCAGTGCTGTGGATGCACACACTGGAGCTCATCTCTTCAAG GAATGCTTACTGAGACTAATGTCCTCTAAGACAGTCATATATGTTACTCATCAGCTAGAGTTCTTGAGAGATGCAGATCTTGTTCTG GTCATGAAGGATGGAACGATCGCTCAAGCCGGAAAATATGATGATTTGGTATCAGACAGAGACGGAGAACTCTCAAAGCAAATGTCTGCACACAACCAATCCCTTATTCAGGTCACACCTGCAAAAGCACATGGCATGACTAAAAACAAGCAATGCAAGAGAAGGCAGACTGAGCTCACAGAAATAGAATCAGATCACAATGTAATTGGTAGGGAATGCGAGGAAGAGCGTGAATCTGGAAGGGTCAAATGGGATATTTATCGCAAGTTTGTCAGCTCTGCACACAATGGAGCTCTGATTCCTGTGATTCTTGCGTGCCAAGTCCTTTTCCAGGGACTGCAGATATGTAGCAACTACTGGATTGCATGGGCAGCAGAGAAGCAGGAAGTAAGCAGAGAAAAGATGATAGGTATCTTTGTGATGTTATCTGCTGGAAGCTCTGTGTTTATATTGGGAAGAGCTGTTGTCCTTTCAACGATTGCCATTGAAACTGCTCATCAGCTCTTCTTAGGCATGACCAGGAGTATTTTCCGAGCACCAATCAACTTCTTTGACTCTACTCCATCAAGTCGAATTCTCAATAGG GCTTCAACAGATCAAAGCACGGTTGACACAGACATTCCCTACAGATTGGCAGGGCTTATATTCGCATTAATTCAGCTTCTCAGTATTATTTTCATCATGTCTCAAATTGCCTGGCCTATATTCATTCTATTCCTAATTATTATCGCCATCTCTACTTGGTATCAG AGCTATTACATCAGTTCTGCTAGAGAACTAGCAAGGATGGTTGGCATCAGAAAAGCTCCAGTCCTCCACCATTTTTCAGAGACTGTGTCGGGAGCAGCAACTATTAGATGCTTTAATCAGGGACAAAAGTTCCTCAGAAAGAGTCTTGTGCTAATTGATGACTACTCCCGCATCACTTTCCACAATTCAGCAACAGTTGAATGGTTATGCATCCGCATCAACTTCCTCTTCAACCTTGTCTTCTTCGTGATGCTACTCATCCTTGTTTCCTTGCCTCGGAATACTATTGATCCAA GCCTTGCAGGGCTTGCAGCTACCTATGGCCTTAACCTCAATGTGTTACAGGCATGGGTCATATGGAATCTGTGTAATGTTGAGAACAAAATGATTTCAGTAGAAAGAATTTTACAGTTCTCAAACATACCAAGTGAGGCTCCTTTAGTCATTGAGGACTGTAGACCAAGAGAAACATGGCCCTGGTGTGGAACCATTCAGATCGATGCTCTCCAAGTGAGGTACAAACCAGACATGCCAATGGTGCTCAAAGGCATCAGCTGCACATTTCCTGGAGAAAGGAAAATTGGGGTGGTAGGACGGACAGGGAGTGGGAAGTCTACTCTAATTCAGGCTTTGTTTCGGATTGTCGAACCATTTGAAGGACGGATATTCATAGATGGTGTAGATATATCGCTTTTGGGAGTACATGATCTGAGGTCAAGATTAAGTATTATACCACAAGAACCGACTCTCTTCCAAGGGACAGTCAGAACAAACCTCGATCCTCTACAACAGCATCTAGACACTGAAATATGGGAG GTTCTCCAGAAGTGCCGCCTTGAGGAGATTGTGAGAGAAGATAGCAGATTGTTGGATGCACCAG TGGTTGAAGATGGAGGGAACTGGAGTGTAGGACAAAGGCAACTTGTATGCTTGGCCAGAGTGTTGCTTATGAAGAAGAAAATACTCGTCCTGGACGAAGCCACAGCATCGGTTGATACTGCAACAGATAATATCATCCAAAAGACTATAAGGCAAGAAACAAACAATTGCACGGTTATAACAATTGCGCATAGGATTCCTACGGTGATTGACAGCGACCTTGTTCTTGTACTCGGTGAAG GTAAGATCCTAGAATTTGATTCTCCAGAAAATCTCCTCGGAGATGAATCGTCAGCTTTCTCAAAGCTGGTGATGGAATTTGTGGGAAGATCATCGTAG